The following are encoded together in the Lytechinus variegatus isolate NC3 chromosome 19, Lvar_3.0, whole genome shotgun sequence genome:
- the LOC121406094 gene encoding uncharacterized protein LOC121406094: MDLQYDMLNFAHSGAKKKIPGQKFAGGTKDLNHNVPVALPRAAVSRTKVSQCAILPPAPGNPGNMKPSQSVCDLLDGDQLDSIAKGLRNNERLPKMKKGVNIAGRQLGKVRPKRRRKDSRESANDVPPVTVASRKKTRRSGKIQRSNQRAEDVGSSDRAPSHRQGHQEKRRRRRRRKRPHPEPPPPEGQIRRNEQLHILATNPCRSDRLIEHKKAVEKQFGSHSTQLTEPQMKIRKRRRSNSVKDPQMDFDL; the protein is encoded by the coding sequence ATGGATCTTCAATACGATATGCTGAATTTTGCTCATTCTGGAGCCAAGAAAAAAATTCCTGGTCAGAAGTTTGCTGGAGGTACTAAAGATCTGAATCACAACGTGCCGGTAGCTCTACCAAGAGCTGCAGTCTCACGCACAAAGGTAAGCCAATGTGCCATTCTTCCACCAGCACCCGGTAATCCTGGAAACATGAAGCCAAGCCAATCTGTTTGCGATCTTCTGGATGGAGATCAGCTAGATTCTATTGCCAAAGGGCTTAGGAACAATGAAAGGcttccaaaaatgaagaaaggtgTCAATATCGCAGGACGACAACTCGGAAAGGTCAGGCCCAAAAGGAGACGGAAGGACAGCAGGGAGTCTGCGAATGACGTCCCGCCGGTGACAGTTGCGTCGCGCAAGAAGACGAGAAGGTCTGGTAAAATACAGCGCAGTAACCAGAGAGCTGAGGATGTCGGTTCTTCCGACCGAGCACCATCACATCGTCAAGGTCATCAAGAGAAAAGGCGGCGCCGAAGACGAAGAAAGCGCCCTCACCCCGAACCACCTCCACCGGAAGGTCAGATCCGTCGGAACGAACAGCTTCATATTCTGGCAACAAACCCTTGTCGCTCAGACCGTCTGATTGAGCACAAGAAGGCCGTTGAGAAACAATTTGGTAGCCATAGCACACAGCTCACAGAGCCTCAGATGAAGATTCGAAAGAGGAGACGTTCGAACAGCGTCAAGGACCCCCAGATGGACTTTGATCTCTGA